The stretch of DNA GCGGGTAAACCCGCTCCCACAGGTACGGCGCAGGCCTTGAGGGCAGCGCAATCCTGTGGGAGCGGGTTTACCCGCGAACAGGGCCGCACAGAGGCCCCCGGCGCTAACGCTGGCAGCGCGGGCAGAACACGCTCGCCCGCTGCCCTAGCTTCACCTCGCGCAGGGCCGTGCCACACAGCTTGCACGGCTGACCGCCTCGCCCGTAGACGAACAATTCCTGCTGGAAGTACCCCGGCTGCCCGTCGCCGCCGATGAAATCACGCAAGGTCGTCCCGCCCTGCTCGATGGCCGCCGCCAGTATCCGTTTGATCTCGATCGCCAGTTTCAGATAACGCGCCCGGGAAATCCCGCCCGCCTCGCGGCGTGGGTCGATTCCTGCAGCGAACAGCGCCTCGGTCGCGTAGATGTTGCCCACCCCCACCACCACCGCGTTGTCCATGATGAAGGGCTTGACCGCCATCGAGCGCCCGCGCGACAGCTGGAACAACCGTTCACCGTCGAACAGGTCGGTCAGCGGCTCCGGCCCCAGGCGCAACAGCAGTTCGTGGTTGAACGGGTCGAGGCTCCAGAGCATGGCGCCGAACCGCCGTGGGTCGGTGTAACGCAGCATCAGCCCCGATTCCAGCTCGATGTCGACATGTTCGTGCTTGGCCGCTGGCAAGCCCAACTCCACCAGGCGCAGGTTGCCCGACATGCCCAGATGACTGATCAAGGTACCGACCTCGGCGTTGATCAACAGGTACTTGGCCCGCCGCTCGACGCTAACGATGCGCTGCCCGGACAGGCGCACATCGAGGTCCTCGGGGATCGGCCAGCGCAGGCGCCGGTCACGCACCACCACGCGGCTGACGCGCTGGCCTTCCAGGTGCGGCGCTATTCCGCGTCGTGTGGTTTCGACTTCAGGTAATTCCGGCATTGATCAGTGCCCGCCCAGCTCGCGAATGTTCTGTTTCAGGTTCTCGAAGTCGTAATCCGACAAGCCGATATAGTCCAGCACCAGGGGGCCGACCACACGCCACTCGTGGTCGACGCTCTGGTTGCCCAGCACACGGTACGAGGCGCAGATGTGCTCTGCCATCTTCAGCACGGCCAGCAGGTTCTTCAACTGGCTCTGGGTATTGCGCGACGAGTCCTCGCGGAAGATCGCCAGGGCATTGTGGTGGTTGGCGATGGCCGCGCTGATGTGCTCCGGCAGGCGCCAGGACTTGGCCGTGAAGTAGCCAACCACAGAATGGTTGGTGTTGAAGGCGCGGTTCTCGGTATCGACCACGCGGGTTTCCTCACCGGTCTTGGCGTAAGCATCTTCCAGTACCTGCATGTACTCGGGGAAGCGCTTGAGCATCAGCGGCACGCCGCAGTCGTGGAACAGGCCGAGGGTGTAGGCTTCGTCAGCAGCCTGGATACCCGTGCGCTTGGCCAGGGTCAGGCAAGTCATGGCCACGTCCTGAGCGGTGTCCCAGAAGCGGTTGAGGGTGACGATGGTCTCGTCGGTCATCTCGCCCTTGATCGACTGCGCATTGATCAGATTGATGATCGAACGGCTGCCCAGCAGGTTCACCGCGCGCTGGATCGAGCCGATCTTGTTCGCCAGGCCGAAATGCGGCGAGTTGACCAGCTTGAGCAAGGCACCGGCCAGACCCGGGTCCTGGGAAATCAGCTTGGCGATGGTGTCCAGGTCCGGGTCGGGCATGTACTGCTCGAACTGCAGGTCGACCATGATCTGCGGTTGCGGCGGAATGGTGATGCCTTGCAAGGCTTGCTGGATCTGTTCGGCGCTGAGTTCTTGGGACATGCGTGCACACTCGTGAAGGACCGGGGGATTCTACCCCCCTTACGCGCCAGGCGACCAACCACTGAATCACTGTGGGAGCGGCCTTGCGTCGCGAAAGGGGCGCGTAGCGGCCCCAGGTGCTTCGCAGCAGAAACTGCCGGGGCCGCTATGCGGCCCTTTCGCGACGCAAGGCCGCTCCTGCAAGGGACGCGCAGGCAGCCAACAGGCTATAATCCCGCTCTTTTTTCCCGGAGCGACGTCATGTCCCTGCCCAGCCTTCGCCTCAAAGCCAATGCCGACCGCCGCCTGCGCGCCGGCCACCTGTGGGTCTACAGCAACGAAGTCGACGTCTCTGCGACCCCGCTGCAAGGCTTCCAGGCCGGCCAGCAGGCAGTGCTCGAAGCTGCCAACGGCAAGCCGCTGGGTATCGTCGCACTGAGCCCGAACAACCTGATCTGCGCCCGCCTGCTGTCGCGTGACATCAAGCTGCCGCTGGACAAGTCGTTGCTGGTGCACCGCCTGAACGTGGCCTTGTCCCTACGCGAGCGCCTGTTCGACAAGCCGTGCTACCGCCTGGTGTACGGCGATTCCGACCTGCTGCCGGGCCTGGTGGTAGACCGCTTCTTCGACATCCTCGTAGTGCAACTGGCCTCGGCCACCATGGAAGCGCACAAGGATGACGTGATTGCCGCCCTGATTCAGGTGCTCAAGCCCAGCGGCATTCTGTTCAAGAACGACTCCGCCGCCCGCGACGCCGAAGGCCTGCAGCGCTACGTCGAAACCGTCTACGGCGAAGTGCCGGACTGGGTCCCGCTGGAAGAAAACGGCGTCAAGTTCGAAGCCCCGGTACGCGAAGGCCAGAAGACCGGCTGGTTCTACGACCACCGCATGAACCGCGCGCGCCTGGCTCCCTACGTCAAAGGCAAGCGCGTGCTCGACCTGTTCAGCTACATCGGTGGCTGGGGCGTGCAGGCCGGCGCATTCGGCGCCAGCGAAGTGTTCTGCGTCGATGCGTCGGGCTTTGCCCTGGATGGTGTCGAGCGTAACGCTGCGCTGAACGGCATCAGCGAGAAGCTGACCTGCATTGAAGGCGACGTGTTCGAGGCCCTGCGCGAGCTCAAGGCCGCCGAAGAACGCTTCGACGTGATCATTGCCGACCCACCCGCCTTCATCAAGCGCAAGAAGGACCTGAAAAATGGCGAAGCGGCTTATCGCCGTCTCAACGAACAGGCCATGCGCATGCTAAACAAGGACGGCATCCTGGTCAGCGCCTCGTGCTCGATGCACCTGCCCGAGGACGACTTGAACAACATCCTGCTGACCAGCGCCCGCCACCTGGACCGCAACCTGCAGTTGCTCGAACGCGGCGGCCAGGGCCCGGACCACCCAGTGCACCCGGCAATCGCCGAAACCCGCTACATCAAGAGCATCACCTGCCGCTTGCTGCCAAACAGCTGATTCACTGCCTTGGGGTCGCTGCGCGACCCCAGGCGCACATCAGATATCCAGCACGTACGACGCGATCCCGAAATACACCAGCACCCCCGCCGCATCGGCGATCGAGGTCACCAGCGGCCCACTGGCCGTCGCCGGGTCGATCTTTAGCTTGGTGAACATGAACGGCAGGCTCATGCCGATCAGGCTGCCCAGCAAAACGATCACCAACATGCTGCTGGCAACGATCAGCGCAATATCCGCCCCACCCCGTAACGCACCCAGCGATGCCACCGCCAGCGCCATGGTGCCGCCCAGCGCCAGTGCCACACCACACTCACGTGCCAGCATGCGCATCCATTCGCCCATGACCACCTCGCCCGTTGCCAGGCCCCGTACCATCAGGGTTGCGGACTGCGCCCCGGCATTCCCCCCGCTGTCCACCAGCAACGGCAGGAAGAACACCAGCACGATATGCGCGGCGATGGTTTCTTCAAAGGCGGCGATGCCAGCGCCGGAAAACAGATTGCCGAACACCAGCAGCACCAGCCACAGAACCCGCTTGCGGTACAGCAGGCCGACAGTGGCATTGCGCAGGTTACCGACGTGATTGGTGATCGATGCACCTTTGTGGAAGTCTTCGGTCGCCTCCTGGCGCAGTTTATCCAGCGCTTCGCTGGTCTGGCCGTGCGAGAGCGGTTGTTTGCAGCGGATGCAGTTTGTGCAGACAGAGTACATACGAGTCTCCAGGCGCCGACGCAGGCACCCGCAAGCCTCGAACTCCGAGGTTCAAGCCTTCGCAAGCCCTGGCGGCGACGCGCTCAGTGCCAATTTACAAGTTCGCGGTGAACTGAAACTGGGAAGGTCCATTGAAGTGATTTCTCGTGAAGCCGCACATGCGGCGCGGCGGATGATAGCCAGCATGGCTGGCAAGGTCGGCCCCGAAGCCAGCATTTCGGAAGCGTCCTACAAGCAGCCGGGAATACCTCCCAAACCACCGTCCAGACACATCTTCATTCCCTCGCAGCGCCAGCGGTGTAGAATCGGCCTATTCATCGCCAGTCATCCCCGGCGGGTTTATGAGCTCTGGCCAAGCACGCGGCGATCCCGCGCGGTCTTCGGCCCCATCCGTGCCAGTGGCAACCGGCCTGCGGCGCAAAGGACAAGAGAAGCTCACTCCCCTATTTGTGACCTGATTAAGCCGCCAGGAGTGTTTCATGCCTGATTATCGTTCCAAGACTTCCACCCAAGGCCGCAACATGGCCGGCGCCCGTGCCCTGTGGCGCGCCACCGGGATGAAGGACGAAGACTTCAAGAAACCGATCATCGCCATCGCCAACTCGTTCACCCAGTTCGTCCCGGGCCACGTGCACCTGAAGGACCTGGGCCAGCTGGTCGCCCGCGAAATCGAACGCGCCGGTGGCGTGGCCAAGGAATTCAACACCATCGCAGTCGATGACGGCATCGCCATGGGCCACGACGGCATGCTGTACTCGCTGCCCAGCCGCGAAATCATCGCCGACGCCGTCGAGTACATGGTCAACGCCCACTGCGCCGACGCCATCGTCTGCATCTCCAACTGCGACAAGATCACCCCCGGCATGCTGATGGCCGCCCTGCGCCTGAACATCCCGGTGATCTTCGTTTCCGGCGGCCCGATGGAAGCCGGCAAGACCAAGCTGGCCAGCCACGGCCTGGACCTGGTCGACGCCATGGTCATCGCCGCCGACTCCACGGCCTCCGACGAGAAGGTCGCCGAGTACGAGCGCAGCGCTTGCCCGACTTGCGGTTCGTGCTCCGGCATGTTCACCGCCAACTCGATGAACTGCCTGACCGAAGCCTTGGGCCTCGCCCTGCCGGGTAACGGTTCGACCCTGGCCACCCACTCCGACCGCGAGCAGCTGTTCCTCACCGCCGGCCGCACCATCGTCGAGCTGTGCAAGCGCTACTACCAGGAGAACGACGAGTCGGTGCTGCCGCGCAGCATCGCCAACTTCAAGGCGTTCGAGAACGCCATGATGCTCGACATCGCCATGGGCGGCTCGACCAATACCATCCTGCACCTGCTGGCGGCAGCCCAGGAAGGTGAAGTCGAGTTCGACCTGCGCGACATCGACCGCCTGTCGCGCAAAGTGCCGCAGCTGTGCAAGGTGGCGCCGAACATCCAGAAGTACCACATGGAAGACGTGCACCGCGCCGGCGGCATCTTCAGCATCCTCGGTTCGCTGGCCCGCGGCGGCCTGCTGCATACCGACCTGCCGACCGTGCACAGCCGCAGCATGGAAGAAGCCATCGCCAAGTGGGACATCACCCAGACCGATGACGAAGCTGTGCACACCTTCTTCAAGGCAGGCCCGGCCGGCATCCCGACCCAGACCGCATTCAGCCAGTCTACCCGTTGGGAAACCCTCGACGACGACCGTGAAAACGGCTGTATCCGCAGCTTCGAGCACGCCTACTCGCAAGAAGGCGGCCTGGCTGTGCTGTACGGCAACATCGCCCTGGACGGCTGCGTGGTGAAAACCGCTGGCGTCGACGAGTCGATCCACGTGTTCGAGGGCACCGCGAAGATCTTCGAGAGCCAGGACAGCGCCGTGCGCGGCATCCTCGCCGACGAAGTGAAGGCCGGCGACATCGTGATCATCCGTTACGAAGGCCCGAAAGGCGGCCCGGGCATGCAAGAGATGCTCTACCCGACCTCGTACCTGAAGTCCAAGGGCCTAGGCAAGGCTTGTGCCCTGCTCACCGACGGCCGCTTCTCGGGCGGCACTTCGGGCCTGTCGATCGGCCACGCCTCGCCTGAAGCGGCCGCTGGCGGCGCCATCGGCCTGGTGCGCGACGGCGACAAAGTGCTGATCGACATCCCGAACCGTTCGATCAACCTGCTGGTCAGCGACGAAGAGCTGGCTCACCGCCGCATCGAGCAGGACAAGAAAGGCTGGAAGCCGGTTGAAGTACGTCCACGCAAGGTGACCACCGCGCTGAAGGCCTACGCCCTGCTGGCGACCAGTGCCGACAAGGGTGCTGTGCGTAACAAGGCAATGCTCGAAGGGCTGTGAGGCTCTGACAGTGTGAAAGAAAAACCGGCGCCCTGGCGCCGGTTTTTTTATGCCTGTACCGGCCCTTTCGCGGGCAAGCCCGCTCCCACAGTGAAACTTGGAAGCTGCAGAATCCCTATTGGGAGCGGGTTTACCCGCGAAGAGGCCCGCTCAAGTAACACAAGACTTACTGAATCTGCTCCGGCGTCACGATCACCCAGTTCTTGTCTGCGGTCACCGGCAACCCTTCCTTGGCCTGCGCCGCCGCATGCTTCGCGATCATCCCGTTCAACTGGTCCATGTACTTGGCCTTGCGGTTTATCCACAGGTGGATGCCGCCCTTGCTCACATCCACCCCATGAAACTGCATGTAGCCATCACTGGTCGGTGTATCACCGCCCACCAGCACCGGTTTCTTCCATTCATCGATGTAGGTGAGGATCGCCGCCTGCTTGCCGGCCATCCAAGTCGCCGGGGTCCACAGGTAAGGCGTCAGCTCCAGTCCGTCGTTGGCCTTGGCGTCATAGTGCCCGGCAGCGATCTGCTTGCGCGCCGTGGTCAGCTGGCCATTGGCGCGATCCTTGAGCAACAGGCTGACGCCAATCACGTTCTGAGGTTTGACGTTGTAGCCGTACTTGGGATCGGAAGCGACCATGCGCACCAACTCTTCCGAGGCCGCCGAGATCACGTAGACCTCGATACCGTTTTCCATCAGCTTGTTGTACAGCTCGGCCTGGCCAGTGAAGACCTTCGGTGGCTGCACCTCGATGGACTTGAGCTGGTCACCTTCGAAATAGGTGCTGGGGATTGGCTTGGCGGAGGCCATCAGCTCATCGACCTGAGCCTTCAGCTCCTTGAGCGTAAAACCGGCAAACACCTGTGCCACCCACGGGTAGCAGACCATGTCGTCGATCTCGCACAGCCGGTAGTAGTAACTGAACAGGCTTTCCTTGTGCCCAGCAGTGTCCTTGAACGGGATCAGCTTGAGCGACGGGTCGAGCTTGTCGCGGGTCAGCAGGCCCTTGTTTTCCATGAACGGTAGCAGCGCTTCTTCAAGGTCATAGCGATAGCTGGTGTTGTCCATGTCGAACACCGCGTAGTTACCTTTGTGGGCATTGGCGGCAATCATGGCGTCGAGCTGCCTGGCCGCATCGGCGGGCCAGTGCTTGAGCTCGACAGCGAAGCTTTCGACACTGAACAACAGCGACAAGCCAAGGGCGAGGGCTTTCGGAGTGAACTTCATGTGCGGATCTCCTGAAATGACCTGGAAACGCTAGTGCAACATTCCCAGTTTGCAGGCCCTCACAGCGACCCGTATGCAACTCTAAACGCCTTGTTCATTGCTATCCGCGACAACTTCTTATTCCATTAACGACTAAGCAAATTACTTTTGGGTATAAATTCGTTTGTTTTCAGGCTGTTAGCATTTCCGTTCGCAATCGCTCAACAGAGGCGATGCCTCTTCTGCTTTTTCCTGGAGCTTCAATGAACCTGCCGTTGTCTCTCAACCTGCTGGCGTTCCTGGCCTTGCTGCTGGGCCTGGCGCAAACCCGCCGCACCAACTGGAGCCTGGCCAAGAAAGTACTGCTGGGCCTGGCGCTCGGCGTGGCGTTCGGCCTGGTCCTGCATACCGTTTACGGTGCTGGCCACCCGGTACTCAAGGCCACCATCAGCTGGCTCGACCTGGTCGGCAACGGCTACGTCGGGCTGCTGCAGATGATCGTCATGCCGCTGATCTTCGCCTCGATCCTCAGCGCCGTGGCCCGCCTGCACAACGCCTCGTCACTGGGCCGCATCAGCGTGCTGAGCATTGGCACGCTGCTGCTGACCACCGCCATCGCCGCGCTGATCGGCATTGTCCTGACCAACCTCTTCGGCCTGAGCGCCGAAGGCCTGGTGGCCGGCGCCCAGGAAAGCGCGCGCATGCAGGTTATCCACAGTGACTACGCCGGCAAGGTCGCCGACCTGAATATTCCGCAGTTGCTGCTGTCGTTCATCCCGAGCAACCCGGTCGGTGACCTGGCCCGGGCCAAGCCGACCTCGATCATCAGCGTGGTGATCTTCGCCGTGTTCGTTGGCCTGGCTGCGCTGCAACTGATCAAGGACGATGCGCAGAAGGGCGAGCGCGCCCTGTCGGCCATCGATACCCTGCAGGCCTGGGTGATGCGCCTGGTGCGCGTGGTCATGAAGCTCACCCCTTATGGCGTACTGGCGCTGATGACCAAAGTGGTGGCCAGCTCGAACATGGAAGACATCCTCAAGCTCGGCAGTTTCGTGGTGGTGTCTTACCTGGGCCTGGCGCTGATGTTCGTGGTCCACGGCATCATCCTCGCCGCTACCGGCGTGAGCCCGCTGCGCTTCTTCCGCAAGGTCTGGCCGGTGCTGACCTTTGCCTTCACCAGCCGCTCGAGCGCCGCCAGCATCCCGCTGAACATCGAAGCGCAAACCCGCCGCCTGGGCGTGCCGCAGTCGATTGCCAGCTTCAGTGCATCGTTCGGCACCACGATTGGCCAGAACGGCTGCGCCGGGCTCTATCCCGCCATGCTGGCCGTGATGGTGGCGCCTGCGGTGGGCATCGATACCTTCGACCCGCTGTGGATAGCGACCCTGGTGGCGATCGTGACGCTGAGTTCGGCGGGGGTTGCCGGCGTGGGTGGCGGTGCGACCTTTGCCGCGCTGATCGTGCTGCCAGCCATGGGCCTGCCGGTCGAGCTGGTGGCGCTGCTGATTTCGGTTGAGCCGCTGATCGACATGGGCCGCACGGCGTTGAACGTGAATGGCTCGATGACTGCTGGCGTTGTGACCAGCCAGTTGCTGAAAGAGACCGACAAGGAAGTGCTGGGCGGCGATGAGCATGCCGAGCTGAGCCATAGCTGACAAATCGCCGGGGGCGCCTTTCGCGACACAAGGCCGCTCCTACAAGGAAAACGCGTATCCCTGTAGGAGCGGCCTTGCGTCGCGAAAGGGCTGCAAAGCAGCCCCAGCATTCTCAAACTTTGTCCCAAACCTCGAAGTAGTAAGCCGGCTTGCCTTCTTCAGCCCGCGCCTCGCTCGACACCAACTTCCACTGGCCCTCATCGAACTCCGGGAACCAGGCATCACCCTCCGGCGACAGCTCGACCCGCGTCAGGTACATCCGGCTCACCAGCCCCTTCTCCAGCGCCTGCCCATACAGCTGCGCCCCGCCAATCAGCATCAACTCATCCACACCCTGCTCCCGCGCCCATTGCTCGGCCCGCGTCACCGCTGCTTCAAGCGAGCTGAACACTTCAGCGCCAACCAGTTGCAACCCCGGCTGCCGGCTGACCACGATGTTCAACCGCCCCGGCAACGGCCGGCCCAGTGAGTCCCAGGTCTTGCGCCCCATGATGATCGGCTTGCCAAGGGTGGTGGCCTTGAAGTACTTGAAGTCCCCTGGCAGGTGCCAGGGCATGGAGTTGTCGATGCCGATCACGCGGTTCTCGGCGTGAGCCGCGATCAGGCTGAGGGGGAGTGATGTATTCATGCCAGCGAGGATAGCACCGGGCGTGTGGGTTATGCTTCTGCCCTGAACCACGCAATGGAAGACCCTGTGACTGCACCGACTCCACTGGACAAGCGCTGGCTCACCGAAGCGGTACGCCTGCGCGAAGAACATGCCGGCCTGCTGGACGACCAGGAGGCCAACCGCCACGCCCGCCAGCAGGCCGGCGACCTGGCGGCGCGCATCGAAACCCGTGCGCTGTGGCTGGCCGAACGCGATGGCATGACCACGGCCTTGCGCCACTGGAAGCAGGGCGCACGCCTGGCGCTGCTGGCCTTGATGCTGCTGGCCATTTTCAGCGGCGCAGGCCTGGCCTTCGCCGCGCTGGGCGACGGGCAACGCCCGGTCAACGTGTTCTGGGCCCTGGGCAGCCTGCTCGGGCTGAACTTGCTGATGCTGCTGGGCTGGGCCGTGGGTTTTGCCTTGAGCGGCGAGCACGGCGCCAGCCTCGGTCGCCTGTGGTTGTGGTTGAGTGAACGCTTCGCCCGCGATGCCAAGGCCGCGCACCTGGCGCCGGCGCTGCTGGTACTGCTGCAACGCCAGCGCCTGAACCGCTGGCTGCTGGGCGCCCTAGTACACGGTCTGTGGCTACTGGCGATGCTCGCCGCCCTGGTCATGCTCCTGACCTTGCTGGCTACCCGCCGGTACGGCTTCGTCTGGGAAACCACGCTGCTTGCCGCCGACCCGTTCATTCACCTGACCCAAGCCCTCGGCGCACTGCCCTCACTGCTTGGTTTCGCCGTACCGGACGAGGCCATGATCCGCGCCAGCGGCGACACCCTCCCCGCCCTGGATATCGCCCGCCAGGCTTGGGCCAGCTGGCTGCTCGGCGTGGTGTTGGTGTACGGCCTGCTGCCGCGCCTGCTGCTGGCCGGGCTGTGCCTGTGGCGCTGGCGCCAGGGCCGTGAGCGGCTGACGCTTGACCTCAGCCTGCCCGGCTACGCGCAGCTGCGCGACGCCCTGATGCCCCGCAGCGAGCGCATCGGCGTGCAGGATGCTGCCCCCGATGCGCTGCCACAGTTTCAGGCCGGCCAGCTGGAAAGCGGCAGCAGCGGCGCCCTGCTGGTGGGGCTGGAACTGGACGACCAGCACCCCTGGCCGCCCGCCCTGCCCAAGGCAGTGACCGACGCTGGCGTGCTCGACAACCGCGAATCACGCAACAAGCTGCTCGAACAGCTCAGCCGTTTCCCGCCAGCGCGCCTGGCCATCGCCTGCGACCCACGCCGCTCGCCCGACCGCGGCAGCCTGGCGCTGCTCGCAGAGCTGGCACGCCATGCTGGCGCCACACGCGTCTGGCTGCTTCAGTCAGCTCCCGGCCAAGCCCTGGACGCCCAGCGCCTGGGTGACTGGCACGACGCCCTTGATCGCCTCGGCCTGCCCCATGCCGACACCTCGCCCCTGACCTGGCTGGAGCATGGCCATGACTGAGCCGCTGAAACTGGCCGTGGTTGGCCACACCAACGTCGGCAAGACTTCGCTGCTGCGCACGCTCACCCGTGACGTCAGCTTCGGCGAGGTCTCACACCGCCCCAGCACCACCCGCCACGTCGAAGGCGCACGGCTGTCGGTGGATGGCGAACCTCTGCTCGAGCTCTACGACACGCCCGGCCTGGAAGATGCCATCGCCTTGCTCGACTACCTCGAGCGCCTGGAACGCCCCGGTGAACGCCTGGACGGCCCTGCCCGCCTTGAGCGCTTCTTGCAGGGCAGCGAGGCGCGCCAGCGCTACGAGCAGGAAGCCAAGGTGCTGCGCCAGTTGCTAGCGAGCAATGCTGGCCTGTATGTGATTGACGCCCGCGAGCCGGTGCTGGCCAAGTACCGCGACGAACTGGAAGTGCTGGCCAGCTGCGGCAAGCCGCTGTTGCCGGTGCTCAACTTCGTCGCCAGCAGCCAGCACCGTGAGCCGCAATGGCGTGAAGCCCTTGCCCGGCTTGGGCTTCACGCATTGGTGCGGTTCGATAGCGTCGCCCCGCCAGAAGATGGCGAACGCCGGCTGTACGAGAGCCTGGCACTGCTGCTGGAAGACGCCCGGCCAGCCCTGCAGCGGCTGATCGACGACCAGCAGGCCCAGCGCCTGGCGCGCCAGCAAAGCGGCAAGCGGCTGATCGCCGAACTGCTGCTCGACTGCGCGGCCTGCCGGCGCAGTGTCGAGGCTGAGCCGGCAGCCGAGGCGCGCGCCATCGAGGCACTGCGCCAGGATGTGCGCCAGCGTGAACAGCGTTGCGTGGAAGCGTTGCTCAAGCTGTATGCCTTCCGCCGGGAGGATGCCAATGCCGGTGATCTGCCGTTGCTGGATGGCCGTTGGGGGGATGATCTTTTCAACCCCGAGACTCTGAAACTGCTGGGTGTGCGCCTGGGCAGCGGCGTGGCGGCCGGGGCTGCTGCCGGTGCAGGGGTTGATCTGCTGGTTGGCGGCCTGACCCTCGGCGCGGCAGCGCTGGCAGGTGCAATTGCCGGTGGTGCACTGCAGACGGCGCGCAACTATGGGTCAAGGCTGATGGGCAAGCTGAAGGGGCAGCGTGAACTGACGGTGGATGACACGGTGCTGCGGCTGCTGGCGTTGCGTCAGCAGCAATTGATGGTAGCGCTGGATAGCCGTGGGCATGCGGCGCAAGACCGCATTCGGCTGGGTGAACTGGATGAAAAGGCCTGGCGTGAGGGCAAGCTGCCAGAGGCGTTGATCAAGGCGCGGGCGCATCCGCAGTGGTCGACCCTCAACCCTGGGGCGAAGCTCAATCAGGCTGAGCGGCAGGAACAGCTGGAGGCGCTCGTTTCACAGATCTGATTCAGCAGGTCTGGCCCTTTCGCGGGCAAGCCCGCTCCCACAAAGGGACTGCACAACTTTCGAAAAGTGTGCGGTACCTTTGTGGGAGCGGGTTTACCCGCGAAGAGGCCGGAGCAGGCAACTTCAAAGCAAAGCCAGAGCCTTCTGCTTGAGCAGCGCCAGATCCATCACCGGCACCCCGACCTCCTTGGCCATCTCGTCCCACTCCCGCATCCGCAAGCTCACCTCGAACAGCGGATCCTGCTCGAATGTATCCGCCTCGGCTGCGCTCATCACGCCCCCCTGATACTCCAGAGTCCGCCGGCTCGCCTCGCTCAGCCGCTGGTAATACCCAGGCTCACGCAAGGTCAGGTAACGCTTGGCCTCCACGTGGTATTGCACCAGCCGCGCCATGCGCTCGCCAAAACCACAACGGCGAAGAAATTGCGCACCGATGCGCTCATGGCTGACCACGCCATAGCCGCCCATGCTGGCGTCACCGCCGCACAGGTGGCCGATATCATGGAAGAACGCCGCCAGCACCACCTCATCGTCGAAGCCTTCAGCCATGGCCAGCTGCGCAGCCTGGGACATATGTTCGAGCTGGTTGATGGCTTCGCCGATGTAGTCGTCGCTGCCATGCTGCTCATACAGATTGAACAGCTTGTCGATGATCTGGGTTGGCGTGGGCATGGGCTTCACTCCTGGGCTTATTGTTGCGCCACTTTCTCCGACTTGCCGTCATAGCGCTTGCGCCATTCGCTGAGGATCTCGTCGCGGTTCTTCGAGGCCCAGGCAAAGTCGTTCTTGATCAGGCGCTGTTCATAGTCGGCCGGCAGCTCGGTCTGCGGCTTGGCGATACCTGGCGCGGCCAGTACGGCAAAGTTGTCCTTGTACAGCTCCATGGCCGCCGGGCTTGCCGAGAAATCAGCCAGGCGTTTGGCCGCGTCAGCCTTGGGCGAGCCTTTGATCACGGCAGTTGCTTCGATCTCCCAGCCCAGACCTTCCTTCGGCAGCACGATATCCAGCGGCGCGCCTTGGCGCTTGAGCTGCACGGCCGGGTACTCGAACGAAATACCGATCGGGAACTCGCCCGCCGCAGCCAGCTTGCACGGCTTGGAGCCGGAGTGAACATATTGGCCGATGTTCTGGTGCAAAGCATCCATGTAGGCCCAGCCCTGAGGCTCGCCGAAAGTCTGCAGCCAGGCGCTGACGTCAAGGAAGCCGGTGCCG from Pseudomonas putida encodes:
- a CDS encoding putative 2-aminoethylphosphonate ABC transporter substrate-binding protein; the protein is MFKPFALAAAVSAVFSLQASAAATQLTVYTALEAEQLKSYKQAFEKANPDIEIKWVRDSTGIITAKLLAEKDRPQADAVWGLAASSLAILDQNGMLEAYAPKDLGKISANYRDAANPPAWVGMDVWAATICFNTVEAEKQGLTKPVSWQDLTKPEYKGKIVMPNPASSGTGFLDVSAWLQTFGEPQGWAYMDALHQNIGQYVHSGSKPCKLAAAGEFPIGISFEYPAVQLKRQGAPLDIVLPKEGLGWEIEATAVIKGSPKADAAKRLADFSASPAAMELYKDNFAVLAAPGIAKPQTELPADYEQRLIKNDFAWASKNRDEILSEWRKRYDGKSEKVAQQ